The sequence below is a genomic window from Streptomyces sp. V1I1.
TGCCGGGCGGGCAGTTGCTGGAGGGCGTCGACCAGCACCCGCTGGTCGTCACGGAGCAGGGCCGAGTTCTCGGCGGAGGTGACCGGGTCGGCAGACGGGGCCTCGGCGTGCCGGCGGGCGACCTGGAGATGGCGTATCCGCATCCGGGTCAGATTGCAGACGGTGGAGCGCAGATACGCCTCCGCGGAGTCGGCATCGCGCAGTCTCCGCCACTTCCGGTAGATCTGGTAGTACGCCTCGGCCACGATGTTCTCGGGGTCGTCGGCGCCCAGCAGCGCGGCGAGGCGGAGCATCGAGGCGTAGTGCTGGTCGAAGAGCAGGGCGACGG
It includes:
- a CDS encoding RNA polymerase sigma factor, whose product is MRRTIRSTAVPLSAGQPVVNGGAAADKALPRQVSADPVEQEREAAVALLFDQHYASMLRLAALLGADDPENIVAEAYYQIYRKWRRLRDADSAEAYLRSTVCNLTRMRIRHLQVARRHAEAPSADPVTSAENSALLRDDQRVLVDALQQLPARQREALVLRHWLGLKEREIAAAMGISPGSVKTHTARGLAALTQAMEARR